The Candidatus Binatia bacterium genomic interval GGTCGCGTCCAGGTCCTGCCCCTGGACGGGCGCCGCGGCGCCGCCGCGCTCGGCGCGAGCGAGCGCCTCGCGCAGCCGGGCGTAGGCGATGCCCGCCTCCTCGAGGCGCTCCTCGTTCCATTCGATCGGACTCCGGTAGTGCGTGGACTGGAGGTAGAAGCGCACCACTTCCGGCTCGACGCGCGCGACCACGTCCTCGATCGAGAAGAAGTGCTTCGTCGACTTGGACATCTTCGCGCCGTCCAGGTTCACGAGGCCGTTCTCGATCCAGTAGCGCGCGAAGGTGCGGCCGGTCGCGGCCTCCGACTGCGCGATCTCGTTCTCGTGGTGCGGGAAGATCAGGTCCTGGCCGCCGCCGTGGAAGTCGAATTCCTCGCCCAGGTACCTCATGGCCATGGCCGAGCACTCGATGTGCCACCCTGGACGTCCCGGGCCCCAGGGGCTGTCCCAGGCCGGCTCTCCCGGCTTCGCGCCCTTCCAGAGCGTGAAGTCGAGCGGATCGCGCTTCGCCTCGCCCACCTCGATCCGGACGCCGCTCCGGAGCTCGTCCACGTTCCGCCCCGACAGCTCGCCGTAGCGCGGCCAGCGGCGCACGTCGAAGTAGACGTCCCCGTTCGACGCGTAGGCGTTCCCCTTCTCGATGAGCCGCGCGATGAGCGCCGTGATCTCGGGGATGTGGCGCGTCGCCCGCGGGTAGTGCGTCGCAGGCTCGAGGTTGAGCATCTCTCCGTAGCGGAGGAACGCCTGGATGTTCCGCTCGGAAACCTCGCCGTGCGGAACCCCCTCCTCGTTCGCGCGCGCGATGATGCGGTCGTCGATGTCGGTGAAGTTCGTGACGTAGGTGACCACGAAGCCCTTCGACTCGAGATAGCGGCGGATCGCGTCGGTGGAGACGGCGTAGCGCATGTGGCCGACGTGGGGCTTGTCCTGCACGGTCATGCCGCAGACGTACATCCCGGCGCGCCCCGGCGCGACCGGCTCGAACGGAACCTTGGCCCTGCGGCGCGCGTCGTAGACGCGGATCCCCGCTCCCGCGGTGCCGCTCATCGCCCCGCCCCGCTTCCGCTCACGCGCCGTCCGCCGCCGCGTCGTGGAGACGCGCGTCGCGCAGCTTTGCGGCCGATCCGGGCACTGCGCCGGCCGCGGGCGTCTCGGCCGCGATCGAGTGGATCGTGATCCCCTCGGCGCGAAGGCGCCGGACCGCGCCGAAGCGAAGGGCGCGCGCCACCGCGAGGCGGTGCTCGGGAAGGGTCCGCGCCTGGAGCATCATGGTGTACTGCCCGACCGAGACGTCCTCCATCCCCAGGACGCGGGGCGCGTCGCGGAGGAGCGGCTTCAGGGACGGCTCCTGCGCGGCCTCGGCCAGGTAGCGCTCCAGGACCGAAGAAACCCGCGCCGGATCCTCGGTCAGGCTGACCGGGATCCGCACGATCGGCGACGACCACGCCTTGGTCAGGTTGGTCACGACCTTGATCTCGCCGTTGGGCACGAAGTGCAGGGCTCCCTCGCCGTCCCGGATCTCGGTATGGCGCAGCGTGAGCGACTCGACCGTGCCGGCAACGCCGGCCACCTGCACGACGTCGCCCACGACGTACTCGTTGTCATAGATGATGAAGAAGCCGACGATCCAGTCCCGCACCAAAGACTGCGCGCCGAGCCCCGCGGCGACGCCGAAGCCGCCCGCGGCGGCCAGCGCCGGCGTGATGTCCAGGCCCAGCTCGCGCACCGCCATCAGCACCGCGACGATGATGATGGCGACCCGCGCGATGCCGCGCACCACGCCCCCCAGGGTGCGCGCGCGCTTCTCGCGCGAGATCTCGTCGCCCCGGCCCGCGGACCGGATCGCTTTCTCCAGGCGCTGGACGAGGAGGCCCGCGACCCGGATCAGGATGAGCGCGCCGAGCGCGATCAGCCCGACTTTGATCGCGAGCGTGGCGTAGTTGAACGCTTCGGCCGCGTCGGCGCGGAAGGGGCTGGGTCTCACCGTGACGCGGCCGGCCTCAGGCGCCCGAGCGCGCGGCCGAGCGCGCGGGGGCCGATTCCACGATGGCGCGGACGAGATCGCGGTAGGAGAGTCCCGCCGCGCCGGCCGCCTTGGGCACGAGGCTCGTCTCGGTCATGCCGGGCACGGTGTTCACCTCGAGGCACCAGGGGGTGCCGTCCTCCGCGAGCCGGAAGTCGACGCGCGCGATGCCCGAGCAGCGGAGCGCCCGGTAGGAGTCGCGCGCCAGCGCGAGCAGGCGCTCGGTCAGGGCGGGCGGAAGCTTCGCGGGCACCTCGTAGCGGCTGGCGCCGGCGGTGTACTTGTGCTGGTAGTCGTACCAGCCCCCTTCGGGCGTGATCTCGACCACCGGGAACGCCCGCTCGTCGAGCACGGCCACCGTCACCTCGCGCCCCTCGATGAACGATTCGACCAGGATCAGGCGGCTGTAGCGGCGCGCCTCTTCGATCGCGGGGAGGAGATCCTCGCGGCGCTTCGCCACGGAGATCCCCACGCTCGATCCCTGGTCGTTCGGCTTCACGATGAGCGGAAACCCGCCGAGCTTCGCGATCGCCGCGTCACCGATCGCGGGCGTCCAGGCCGCGGCGGGGTCGGCTGGCGCCTCGAGCTCGATCCAGTCGGGCGTGGGAATGCCGACGTCGCGGAAGATCCGCTTCGAGAGCGATTTGTCCATCGAGACGGCCGACGCGAGAACGCCCGATCCGGTGTAGGGGATGCGGGCCAGGTCGAGCACGGCCTGCAGCACGCCGTTCTCGCCGTCGCCGCCGTGGAGCGCGATGAAGACGAGGTCGGCCGCGCGCGGAATCGCCTTGGCGTAGATCTCGAGGTTGCCCGCGCCCGCGCCGGGAACGGGAAGCCGCCCGGAATCGTCGAGCGATTCCACGGCGGCCTCGGCAGGCGGCGCCGCGCGCCCCGAGCCGAGGGCCTGCGCCGTGTCGGGATCGGGCAGGATCCGTCCGGTGCCGGTGTCGAGCAGCGTGACCTCGTGCCCCAGGTCGAGCAGCGCGCGCCCGATGCCCGCGCCGCTCCGGAGCGAGACCTCGCGCTCGGGGGTGTTTCCTCCCAGCAGCACGACCACCTTCATGGGGTCCGGTCCTCCCTGGGGATGCTCAGGAGCGTTCGACCTCGACCAGCGCCACGGCCATGGCGGCAATCCCCTCGCCGCGGCCGATGGAGCCGAGCCCCTCGTTCGTCGTGGCCTTGACCGACACGCGGTCGGCGCCGATCGCGAGCGCCCGCGCCAGATTGTCCCGCATCGCGGCGACGTGGGGCTCGATCTTCGGCGCCTCGGCGATCACGGTGGCGTCCACGTTCACGACGCGGCCGCCGCGCGATGCCGCAAGCTCGCGGATCCGTTCGAGCAGATCGAGCGAGGAGGCCCCGCGCCACCGGGAATCGGTATCGGGAAAATGGCTGCCGAGATCGCCCAGCCCGAGCGCGCCCAAGATGGCGTCGCCGATCGCGTGCGCGAGCGCATCGCCGTCCGAGTGGGCGCGAAGGCCCTTTTCGAACGGGAGCGCCACGCCGCCCAGAACCAGCGGCACGCCGCGCTCCAGGCGATGGACGTCGTAGCCGTTCCCGACCCTGAGCTCCCGGTCCACGTCAGACCTCCCCGCTCGATCCCGAACGGAGGAGTGCCATGGCCACGATCAGATCGGTCGGTTCCGTGATTTTCAGATTGGACGGCTCGCCCGCGACCACGTGAACGGGCAATCCGAGCGCCTCGACCAGCGCCGCGTCGTCGGTGGCGTCGGGAGTCGTCCGTTCCTGGGCGTGGGCGCGCGCGAGTATAGCACGCGAAAAAATCTGCGGCGTCTGCGCCCCGACGAGCCGCTCGCGCGGGACGGAGCGCGTCACGCGGCCCGCTTCCACCTCCTTCACGGTGTCCCGGATCGGGAGCGCCGGGATCGCCGCGCCGTGCTCGCGCGCCGCGGCGAACACGCGCTCGATCAGCGCCGGGGTCGCCAGCGGCCGCGCCACGTCGTGCACCGCGACGTATGCGGCGCGCGGATCGAGGCTCTCCAGCCCCAGCCGCACCGACTCCTGGCGCGTGGCGCCTCCCGCCAGCGCGCGCGCCCCCACGACGCGCTCCCGCGGCACGCGCGCGAGCGCATCGCGGGCCGGGCCGAGCAGCGCCTCGGGGACGACGGCGACGATCTCGGTCACGGCGGGATGCGCGAGAAAGGGCGCGGCGGCGCGCTCGAGCAGCGTCATGCCCGCGAGGTCGAGGAGGAGCTTCGGGCCGCGCCCTTCCATGCGGCGCCCCGATCCGGCGCCCGCGAGGATCACCGCCAGCTCCACGCGCGCCTCAGGGTGCCAGCGTCCGCTCGATGGCCTCGGCCACGGTGGCGGACGGAAGGAGCGCGATCCCCGCGGGCGGCGCGTCGGCCGCGTCCAGGGAGCGCTTCGGCACGATCGCCGAGCGGAAGCCGAGGCGCGCGGCCTCGGCCAGCCGCCGGGAAAGCTGCGGCACCGGACGCAGCTCGCCGCCCAGGCCCACCTCGCCGATCATCACGCGGTCGGGAGGAAGGGGCCGGTCGCGGAACGACGAGGCGAGCGCGAGCGCCAGGCCGAGATCGGCGGCGGGCTCGTCGAGGCGGATCCCGCCGGCCACGTTCACGAACACGTCGGCGCCGGCGAGCGAGAGGCGCGCGCGCTTCTCGAGCACGGCGATCACGACGGCGAGCCGCTTCGGATCCACCCCCTGCGCCACGCGCTGCGGATTGGCGAAGTGGGTGGGCGCGACCAGCGCCTGGACTTCGACCAGAAGCGGCCGCGTCCCCTCGATCGACGCGACCACCGCGGAGCCGGGGACCGGTTCCCCGCGCTCGCGCAGGAGCCGCTCCGAGGGGTTCGTGACCTCGATCAGCCCGTCGCCCCGCATCTCGAAGACGCCGATCTCGTGGGTGGACCCGAACCGATTCTTGGCCGCGCTCAGGATGCGGTAGCCGTGATGCGGGTCCCCCTCGAGATACAACACCGCGTCCACCATGTGCTCGAGGGTGCGCGGTCCCGCGACCGAGCCGTCCTTGGTGACGTGGCCGATCAGGAGCACCGGAAGGCCGCGCTCCTTGGCGAGGCGCAGGAGGCGGAGCCCGCACTCCCGCACCTGGGAAACGCTCCCCGGCGCCGCGTCGAGCGTGGCGAGGGAGAGGGTCTGCACGGAGTCCACGACGAGAAGGGCGGGACTCAGGCGATCCACCTCGGCCTCGATCGCCTCGAGATCGACCTCGGCGTGGATCCAGAGATTCTCCGACCGGCCGAGCAGCGCGGTCCGCTCGGCGCGCATGCGCGTCTGCCGCGGGGACTCCTCGCCCGAGACGTAGAGGACCGACCGGCCCGAAGCGCCCAGCGCGGCCGCCATCTCCAGCGCGAGTGTGGACTTTCCGATCCCGGGGTCGCCGCCGATCAGGACGAGGGAGCCCGGGACCAGCCCGCCGCCCAGCACGCGGTCCAGCTCGGCGATGCCCGTGCGCCAGCGGTCCTCGGCGCCCGACTCGATCGCCTCGAGCCGCACGGGAGGCGACGCCGCGACGCCGGAGTATCCCCCGGCGCGCCGTGCCGCGCCCGCCGAGCGGCGCGGCCCCGCGGCCGGCGCCTCGGCGGCGCTGTTCCACGCCCCGCAGTGCGGGCACTTCCCGAACCACTTCGGGCTCTCGTTCCCGCACTCGGCGCAGAAGAAGGGCCCCGCCGCCGCGCGCGCCCTCGACGTTTCCTTACGCGCCACGATCGCTCCGGCCCGACCGCGCCATGTCAGAAGAGCCCGATCTTGAGGTAGCGCTTCGGATTCTTCCGGATGTCCTTCACCAGCTCGTTCGTGTTCCGGACCGTCTCGCGCATCTCGACGTACAGGGTCGTGTCGGCGATGGCGCGGCCCACCGAACCCTGGTTCGACTCCACCTTCGCCGCGACGCGCTGGAGCGAGGCCGCGGTCGACGAGAGCTGGTCGGCCAGGCCGGAGAGCTTGCGCGAGGCGCTGTCGAAGTTCTGGAGCGACGTGTTCACCTGGTCCTTGTTCTGGGACGCGATCGCGCGCAGGTCGTGCGCCGCCGCCTTGAAGTCGAGGATCGCCTGGCGCAGATCCTGGCGGTTGTCGCCGAGCGCCGAATTGAGCGAGCCGGAGGCGCGCTCCATGTTCTTCGAGGTGCGCTCCACGGTCGCGGGATCGATCGCGTCGAGCATCACGTTGAGCCGCGAGGAGAGCTCGGTCGCCTCGATCAGGAGGTCGCCCGCGCCGGAGATGACCTCCGGGACGCCCGACTGGAACCGGCCGGGGATCGGCTTCGTGTGGTCGTAGCGCCCCGGCGCCGTCCCGGGCTCGAGGGCGAGGAACTTCTCCCCCATGAACCCGATGTTCGCGATCCGGAGCGAGGCGTCCGGATGGAGGACGACGTCGCGGTCCAGCTCCAGCTCGACGCGCACCGCCTGGTCCTCCAGCTTGACGTCGGTGACGGCGCCCTTCCGCACGCCGCGCACGTTCACCGGATCGCCCTCGGCCAGGTTGCCGACCTCCTGGAACCGGGCCGTGTAGGTCATCTTCTTCTCGCCCAGCCGGTATTCCTTGATCCAGATCACGCCTACGAGCAGCAGCACCAGGGCGGCCAGCCCCATGATCCCGACCTGCACCGCGTTCCTGCGCGACGGCTGCGTCATCCGGCCCTCGTCATGTGGGAAGAAGGGGCCCTTCCGACGACCCCTCGATGAACTGGCGCAGCGCCGGGTCGGTGGTCGCCTGGATCTCGTCCGGCGTCCCCATGGCGTGGATCCGCCCCTCGTGCAGCATGGCGATGCGGTCGGCGATATGATAGGCGCTTCGCATGTCGTGCGTCACGGCGATCGAGGTCATGCCCAGGCGCTGCTGCAGGCGCCGGATGAGCTGGTTGATCAGATCGGACGTGATCGGATCGAGCCCCGTCGTGGGCTCGTCGTAGAGCATGATCTTGGGGTTCAGGACCAGGGAGCGCGCCAGCGCCGCGCGCTTCTTCATCCCGCCGCTCAGGTTGGAGGGGCGCATCCCCTCGCTCCCTTCCAGCCCCACCAGCGCGAGCTTCTCCGAGACGACGATGTCGATCTGCGTCTGGGGCATCGGCGTGTGCTCCCGGAGCGGGAGCCCCACGTTCTCGCCGACGCTCATCGAGTCGAAGAGGGCGCCCCCCTGGAAGAGCATCCCCATTCCGCGCCGCAGCTCGAGCAGATCCTTCTCGCGGAGGTGCTCCACCTCCATCCCGTTCACGCAGACGTGCCCCCGGTCGGGCGCGAGCAACCCGACGACGTGCTTCAGGAGCACCGACTTTCCGGTGCCGCTCCGGCCGATGATGACCATGCATTCGCCGCGGCGCACCTCGAGATTCAGGCCGCGGAGAACCTCCTTGCGGCCGAGCCGCTTCCAGACGTCCTGGAACTCGATCGCGGGGTCCGTCCGCGCCTCCGCCGCCCGGTCCATCCTCGCTTCCGGCATCCGTTCAGGCAAAGATCACCCGGAAGAGGAAGGACGCGAGCAGGTAGTCCACGATCAGGATGAGGAGACAGGAGGCCACGACGGCGTGGGTCGTCGCCACGCCCACCCCCTCGGCGCCGCCCTCGCTCTTCAGTCCGAAGTAGCACCCCATCATCGCGATGATGCCTCCGAACGCGAACGACTTGATGAGCCCGGAGAAGACGTCCTGGATCTGGAAGAAGAGCCTCAAGCCGCTCACGAAGGTGTGCGAGGAGACGCCCATCGTGAGGACGGCGACGAGCCACCCGCCGAAGATCGCCACGATGTCGGCGAAGATGGTGAGGGCGGGGAGCATGAGGACGGCGGCCAGGAAGCGCGGCGCCACCAGGAAGCGGGTGGGGCTGATGCCCATCGTCTCCATGGCGTCCACCTGCTCCGTGACGCGCATGGTGCCCAGCTCGGCCGCGATGGAGGCGCCGACCCGCCCGCCCACGACGAGCGCGGTGAGGACCGGTCCCAGCTCGATCACGACCGACTTTCCGATCACGGTGCCCAGGTAGAGCATCGGCACGTAGTCGCGCATCTGGTAGAGCGCCTGCACCGCGGTCACCGCTCCCGTGAAGAGGGCGACGATGACGGTGAGGGGCATCGAGCCCACCCCGATGTGCGCCATCTGATCGATGATCAGTCCGGGGCGCATCAGCGCGGCCGGGATCTGCCGGTGGACCTTGCCGACCAGGATGAAGACCTCGCCGACGTCCCCCAGCCACCCCATGGCGACGCGCTCCGGCCAGGTGGTCTCCGGCGTCTCGACGGGCTCGGTCAAGGCGATGCGTGGACTCCGCCGCGCGCGCGCGGGCGCGACGGGCTAGGCATGGGGGCCGCGCGGCTCGGGCACGTTCCGCAGCGAATCGAAGCGGGTGCACTCGCCGAGGAAGGCCAGGTCCACGCTTCCGGTCGGGCCGTTGCGCTGCTTGGCGATGATGATCTCCGCCTTGCCGTCCTTCTTCTCGGGGTCGGACTCGTAGATGTCGTGGCGGTAGACGAAGAGCACCACGTCGGCGTCCTGCTCGATCGCCCCCGACTCGCGGAGATCGGACAGCATGGGGCGCTTGTCGCCGCCCCGCATCTCGACGGCGCGCGAGAGCTGCGAGAGGGCGACCACGGGAACGTTCAACTCCTTCGCCATGATCTTGAGCGAGCGCGAGATCGCGGACATCTCCTGCTGGCGGTTCTCGGCCCGCGACGGGCCGCGGACCATCTGCATGTAGTCCACGAAGATGATCCCGAGGTCGCCGGCGGCGGCCAGGCGGCGCGCCTTGGCCTTCATCTCGAGGATGCCGAGCGAGGGACTGTCGTCGATGAAGATCGGCGCCTGGTGGAGCTGCGCCGCCGCGTTCTGGAGCCGCTTGTATTCGTCGTAGCTCGCGTACCCGCGGCGGATCTTGTGGATGTCGACGCGCGCCATGGAGCAGAGGAGGCGCTGCACCAGCGATTCCTTCGACATCTCCAGGCTGAAGATCGCCACGCCCGGGCCCGGCTTCCCGCGCGTGCCCACCGCGACGTTCTCGGCGATGTTGAGCGCGAACGAGGTCTTTCCCATCGAGGGGCGCCCGGCGATCACGACGAGGTCGGCCCGCTGGAATCCGGCGGTCATCTCGTCGAGATCGGCGTACCCGCTCGGGATCCCGGTCACGTGGACCTTCCGCTTGCGGTACTCGTCGATGGCCTCGAACGCGGCCAGCACCAGCCGGTTCATCGGCACGAAGCCCTGGCGGAGCTGGTCGTTGGCGATCTCGAAGATCCGCTGCTCGGAGCGGTCGAGCAGGCTCTCCACCTCCTCGGTCTCGGCGAACGCTTCGTCCGAGATCGTGTGCCCCGCCTCGAGCAGCCGGCGAAGCGTCCACTTGTCGAGGACGACCTTGCAGTAGTGCTCGACGTGCCCCGGCGAGGCGACGTTCTGATCGAGCGACGTGAGATAGCTGTAGCCGCCGCACGCCTCCAGCTGGTTCCGCTTGCGCAGCTCCT includes:
- a CDS encoding D-alanine--D-alanine ligase — its product is MKVVVLLGGNTPEREVSLRSGAGIGRALLDLGHEVTLLDTGTGRILPDPDTAQALGSGRAAPPAEAAVESLDDSGRLPVPGAGAGNLEIYAKAIPRAADLVFIALHGGDGENGVLQAVLDLARIPYTGSGVLASAVSMDKSLSKRIFRDVGIPTPDWIELEAPADPAAAWTPAIGDAAIAKLGGFPLIVKPNDQGSSVGISVAKRREDLLPAIEEARRYSRLILVESFIEGREVTVAVLDERAFPVVEITPEGGWYDYQHKYTAGASRYEVPAKLPPALTERLLALARDSYRALRCSGIARVDFRLAEDGTPWCLEVNTVPGMTETSLVPKAAGAAGLSYRDLVRAIVESAPARSAARSGA
- a CDS encoding ABC transporter ATP-binding protein — protein: MPEARMDRAAEARTDPAIEFQDVWKRLGRKEVLRGLNLEVRRGECMVIIGRSGTGKSVLLKHVVGLLAPDRGHVCVNGMEVEHLREKDLLELRRGMGMLFQGGALFDSMSVGENVGLPLREHTPMPQTQIDIVVSEKLALVGLEGSEGMRPSNLSGGMKKRAALARSLVLNPKIMLYDEPTTGLDPITSDLINQLIRRLQQRLGMTSIAVTHDMRSAYHIADRIAMLHEGRIHAMGTPDEIQATTDPALRQFIEGSSEGPLLPT
- the cysS gene encoding cysteine--tRNA ligase; the encoded protein is MSGTAGAGIRVYDARRRAKVPFEPVAPGRAGMYVCGMTVQDKPHVGHMRYAVSTDAIRRYLESKGFVVTYVTNFTDIDDRIIARANEEGVPHGEVSERNIQAFLRYGEMLNLEPATHYPRATRHIPEITALIARLIEKGNAYASNGDVYFDVRRWPRYGELSGRNVDELRSGVRIEVGEAKRDPLDFTLWKGAKPGEPAWDSPWGPGRPGWHIECSAMAMRYLGEEFDFHGGGQDLIFPHHENEIAQSEAATGRTFARYWIENGLVNLDGAKMSKSTKHFFSIEDVVARVEPEVVRFYLQSTHYRSPIEWNEERLEEAGIAYARLREALARAERGGAAAPVQGQDLDATRLLQEISELRRQFGEAMDDDFNTARAQGHLFEIAKAINRVADQSDAHPLERAALPVAGRHLRELGETIGLFWGAPPAEEALPVEVQDLVRQRVEARMQMQWGRADQLRDQIAALGYDLKDSKEGTKVRRRT
- a CDS encoding mechanosensitive ion channel family protein, with amino-acid sequence MRPSPFRADAAEAFNYATLAIKVGLIALGALILIRVAGLLVQRLEKAIRSAGRGDEISREKRARTLGGVVRGIARVAIIIVAVLMAVRELGLDITPALAAAGGFGVAAGLGAQSLVRDWIVGFFIIYDNEYVVGDVVQVAGVAGTVESLTLRHTEIRDGEGALHFVPNGEIKVVTNLTKAWSSPIVRIPVSLTEDPARVSSVLERYLAEAAQEPSLKPLLRDAPRVLGMEDVSVGQYTMMLQARTLPEHRLAVARALRFGAVRRLRAEGITIHSIAAETPAAGAVPGSAAKLRDARLHDAAADGA
- the radA gene encoding DNA repair protein RadA; this encodes MARKETSRARAAAGPFFCAECGNESPKWFGKCPHCGAWNSAAEAPAAGPRRSAGAARRAGGYSGVAASPPVRLEAIESGAEDRWRTGIAELDRVLGGGLVPGSLVLIGGDPGIGKSTLALEMAAALGASGRSVLYVSGEESPRQTRMRAERTALLGRSENLWIHAEVDLEAIEAEVDRLSPALLVVDSVQTLSLATLDAAPGSVSQVRECGLRLLRLAKERGLPVLLIGHVTKDGSVAGPRTLEHMVDAVLYLEGDPHHGYRILSAAKNRFGSTHEIGVFEMRGDGLIEVTNPSERLLRERGEPVPGSAVVASIEGTRPLLVEVQALVAPTHFANPQRVAQGVDPKRLAVVIAVLEKRARLSLAGADVFVNVAGGIRLDEPAADLGLALALASSFRDRPLPPDRVMIGEVGLGGELRPVPQLSRRLAEAARLGFRSAIVPKRSLDAADAPPAGIALLPSATVAEAIERTLAP
- the ispF gene encoding 2-C-methyl-D-erythritol 2,4-cyclodiphosphate synthase, with amino-acid sequence MDRELRVGNGYDVHRLERGVPLVLGGVALPFEKGLRAHSDGDALAHAIGDAILGALGLGDLGSHFPDTDSRWRGASSLDLLERIRELAASRGGRVVNVDATVIAEAPKIEPHVAAMRDNLARALAIGADRVSVKATTNEGLGSIGRGEGIAAMAVALVEVERS
- a CDS encoding ABC transporter permease; amino-acid sequence: MTEPVETPETTWPERVAMGWLGDVGEVFILVGKVHRQIPAALMRPGLIIDQMAHIGVGSMPLTVIVALFTGAVTAVQALYQMRDYVPMLYLGTVIGKSVVIELGPVLTALVVGGRVGASIAAELGTMRVTEQVDAMETMGISPTRFLVAPRFLAAVLMLPALTIFADIVAIFGGWLVAVLTMGVSSHTFVSGLRLFFQIQDVFSGLIKSFAFGGIIAMMGCYFGLKSEGGAEGVGVATTHAVVASCLLILIVDYLLASFLFRVIFA
- a CDS encoding MlaD family protein yields the protein MTQPSRRNAVQVGIMGLAALVLLLVGVIWIKEYRLGEKKMTYTARFQEVGNLAEGDPVNVRGVRKGAVTDVKLEDQAVRVELELDRDVVLHPDASLRIANIGFMGEKFLALEPGTAPGRYDHTKPIPGRFQSGVPEVISGAGDLLIEATELSSRLNVMLDAIDPATVERTSKNMERASGSLNSALGDNRQDLRQAILDFKAAAHDLRAIASQNKDQVNTSLQNFDSASRKLSGLADQLSSTAASLQRVAAKVESNQGSVGRAIADTTLYVEMRETVRNTNELVKDIRKNPKRYLKIGLF
- the dnaB gene encoding replicative DNA helicase, which produces MEGSRVPPQAEEAEKAILGSMLLSRDAVGHAVEIVRNKDAFYVPRHREIWTAMMALYEKNAAIDLVTVSEELRKRNQLEACGGYSYLTSLDQNVASPGHVEHYCKVVLDKWTLRRLLEAGHTISDEAFAETEEVESLLDRSEQRIFEIANDQLRQGFVPMNRLVLAAFEAIDEYRKRKVHVTGIPSGYADLDEMTAGFQRADLVVIAGRPSMGKTSFALNIAENVAVGTRGKPGPGVAIFSLEMSKESLVQRLLCSMARVDIHKIRRGYASYDEYKRLQNAAAQLHQAPIFIDDSPSLGILEMKAKARRLAAAGDLGIIFVDYMQMVRGPSRAENRQQEMSAISRSLKIMAKELNVPVVALSQLSRAVEMRGGDKRPMLSDLRESGAIEQDADVVLFVYRHDIYESDPEKKDGKAEIIIAKQRNGPTGSVDLAFLGECTRFDSLRNVPEPRGPHA
- the ispD gene encoding 2-C-methyl-D-erythritol 4-phosphate cytidylyltransferase; protein product: MELAVILAGAGSGRRMEGRGPKLLLDLAGMTLLERAAAPFLAHPAVTEIVAVVPEALLGPARDALARVPRERVVGARALAGGATRQESVRLGLESLDPRAAYVAVHDVARPLATPALIERVFAAAREHGAAIPALPIRDTVKEVEAGRVTRSVPRERLVGAQTPQIFSRAILARAHAQERTTPDATDDAALVEALGLPVHVVAGEPSNLKITEPTDLIVAMALLRSGSSGEV